CTGGGTATCGTCCCCCGGCACGCAGCCGGGAAACCCGGCAGCAGGCTTGCATCTCAGCCGGTGGGCACCGGCCCGTTCCGGCTCACGGGATGGGAGCCGGACGAATCATTGACCTTTCAGGCTTTCGACCAGTATTTCGAGGGGAAGCCGCGACTGTCTGGCCTGATCTACCGGATCATACCGGATGAAACCATCCGGCTGCTCGAAGTGAAGAAAGGGAGCCTGGACCTGGTGCAGAACGCTTTATCCCCGGATGCCGTAGAGTCCCTCCGGAATAACCCTCAGATTCAGATTGTCAAAAAGATGGGCACCAATTACACCTACCTGGGCTTTAATCTGGAGGATAAAATCCTCAGTCACCTTGCGGTGAGGAAAGCCATTGCCCTGGCTATCAACCGTCCGCTGATCATCCGTCAACTGATGGGGAACCTGGCAGAGCCTGCCACGGGGGTTCTTGCTCCCGGCAACTGGGCTTATGAACCCGATGTAGCCACCTATGACTATAGGCCGAAAGAGGCCGCCCGGCTTCTGGATGAAGCCGGGTTTCCCGATCCTGACGGCCAGGGGCCTGCCATGCGGTTTTCGGTGCTCTATAAAACCTCCCAGAATGAGCTGGGCAAACAGGTGGCCGAGATTATCCAGCATAACCTGGCTGAAATCGGTATTGGCGTCGAAATCAGAAGCTACGAATGGGGTACCTATTTCTCCGATGTCAGGTCAGGCAATTTTCAGCTCTGCTCGCTGCAATGGGTGGGAGTAACGGATCCTGACATTTACTATAACCTCTTTCACTCCTCCTGTGTGCCGCCGCACGGGGCCAACCGGGGCCGGTACCGCAACCGCACCATCGACCTTCTCCTGGAAGAGGGAAGAAGGACCATGGAC
The bacterium genome window above contains:
- a CDS encoding ABC transporter substrate-binding protein, with the protein product MRSHDPSGRKNCLPPGGNNSWRAVIPMTIRRLFLTFGVSFLCCLAVVSCRPKGEKGSQSPLVVGMEGSPITLDPRLATDAYSARAIQIVYNGLLKKTPESTLTADLAERWETPDDTSYIFHLRRGVRFHDGTELTAEDVRYTFASLLDAGFPSPLKDSYSQISRIEVLSPYTVRFQLKEPFAPFLTNMTLGIVPRHAAGKPGSRLASQPVGTGPFRLTGWEPDESLTFQAFDQYFEGKPRLSGLIYRIIPDETIRLLEVKKGSLDLVQNALSPDAVESLRNNPQIQIVKKMGTNYTYLGFNLEDKILSHLAVRKAIALAINRPLIIRQLMGNLAEPATGVLAPGNWAYEPDVATYDYRPKEAARLLDEAGFPDPDGQGPAMRFSVLYKTSQNELGKQVAEIIQHNLAEIGIGVEIRSYEWGTYFSDVRSGNFQLCSLQWVGVTDPDIYYNLFHSSCVPPHGANRGRYRNRTIDLLLEEGRRTMDPEARKKIYSSVQKIIAADLPYVSLWYQTNVAVMSRRVRGFVLYPGGDFTSLRQAYCAPSEG